In Marinobacter sp. LQ44, the following are encoded in one genomic region:
- the trpC gene encoding indole-3-glycerol phosphate synthase TrpC, with the protein MTDRHLDKTPTILRKIVDRKWEEIDERKPKVSIADLKAMAGDQAPARGFANALRTRIEAQRPAVIAEIKKASPSKGILRDPFEPERIAESYEKGGAACLSVLTDKNFFQGHEDYLKAARAACSLPVIRKDFMVAPYQVYESRAIGADCILLIAACLTKDQMQELEGIAHEIGLDVLVEVHDGEELDDALTLSTPLVGINNRNLHNFEVSLDTTFELHHRIAENRLTITESGIMTRSDVEAMTSRGIYGFLVGESFMRAPDPGEKLQELFG; encoded by the coding sequence ATGACTGACAGACATTTGGATAAGACTCCCACCATCCTGCGTAAAATCGTTGACCGGAAATGGGAAGAAATTGATGAACGTAAGCCTAAGGTTTCGATTGCGGATTTGAAAGCCATGGCGGGCGACCAAGCTCCTGCGCGTGGATTCGCCAATGCCCTGCGCACCCGCATCGAAGCTCAGAGGCCGGCGGTCATTGCCGAGATCAAGAAGGCTTCACCCAGCAAAGGCATCCTGCGAGATCCCTTTGAACCGGAACGCATTGCCGAAAGCTACGAAAAAGGCGGTGCCGCCTGCTTGTCAGTGCTGACTGACAAAAACTTCTTCCAGGGCCACGAAGACTACCTGAAAGCAGCCCGCGCGGCTTGCAGCCTGCCGGTGATCCGCAAGGACTTCATGGTGGCGCCCTATCAGGTGTATGAAAGCCGGGCCATTGGTGCCGACTGCATTCTGCTGATTGCCGCCTGCCTGACCAAAGACCAGATGCAGGAGCTGGAAGGTATTGCCCACGAGATTGGCCTGGATGTGCTGGTGGAAGTACACGACGGCGAAGAACTGGACGATGCCCTGACCCTGAGCACACCGTTGGTGGGCATCAATAACCGCAACCTGCACAACTTCGAAGTGTCGCTGGACACCACCTTTGAACTGCACCACCGGATTGCCGAAAACCGACTGACCATTACCGAGAGCGGGATCATGACCCGTTCAGATGTTGAGGCCATGACCAGCCGGGGCATTTACGGGTTTCTGGTGGGTGAATCTTTCATGCGCGCGCCAGACCCGGGTGAGAAACTGCAGGAGCTGTTTGGCTGA
- the trpD gene encoding anthranilate phosphoribosyltransferase, whose protein sequence is MDMKQALNRIASNLDLSRDEMKDVMRIVMNGEATDAQIGAFLMGLRLKSETIDEITGATEVMRELATKVSINASPLVDIVGTGGDGANLFNVSSASAFVVAAAGGFVAKHGNRGVSSKSGSADLIEKAGINLDMKPEEVARCVEQIGVGFMFAPAHHGAMKHAIGPRRELGCRTIFNILGPMTNPAGVTRQLIGVFTRELCRPMAEVMQRLGAEHIMVVCSKDGLDEISLATVTHVAELKDGEISEYDLTPEDLGIKSQSLVGLSVDGADESLKLIRAAFGRSHDETTEKARDMIALNAGAAIYVAGLARTAREGVDMALDAMGSGLAAGKMSELADFSQCF, encoded by the coding sequence ATGGACATGAAACAAGCACTGAACCGCATTGCCTCCAACCTGGACCTGTCCCGGGACGAGATGAAGGATGTGATGCGCATCGTGATGAATGGCGAAGCCACCGACGCCCAGATCGGCGCATTTCTGATGGGCCTGCGCCTGAAAAGCGAAACCATCGACGAAATCACCGGCGCCACCGAAGTGATGCGTGAACTGGCCACCAAGGTCAGCATTAACGCCAGCCCGCTGGTGGATATCGTCGGCACCGGGGGCGATGGCGCCAATCTGTTCAACGTCTCCTCTGCCTCAGCCTTCGTGGTGGCTGCAGCCGGCGGCTTCGTCGCCAAGCACGGCAACCGGGGCGTATCGTCCAAGAGCGGCAGCGCCGACCTGATCGAAAAGGCCGGCATCAATCTGGACATGAAACCGGAAGAAGTGGCCCGCTGTGTCGAACAGATCGGCGTCGGTTTCATGTTTGCGCCGGCCCACCATGGCGCCATGAAACATGCTATCGGACCGCGCCGGGAGCTGGGCTGCCGGACCATCTTCAATATCCTTGGCCCGATGACCAACCCGGCCGGCGTCACTCGCCAGCTGATCGGTGTGTTCACCAGGGAACTGTGCCGCCCGATGGCAGAAGTGATGCAGCGTTTGGGCGCAGAACACATTATGGTGGTCTGCTCAAAGGACGGCCTGGATGAAATCAGCCTGGCCACCGTCACCCACGTAGCCGAACTGAAAGATGGCGAAATCAGCGAATACGACCTGACGCCGGAAGACCTGGGCATCAAGAGCCAGTCGCTGGTGGGTCTGTCGGTGGATGGTGCCGATGAATCTCTGAAACTCATTCGCGCCGCTTTCGGCCGCAGCCACGACGAAACCACCGAAAAGGCCCGCGACATGATCGCCCTGAACGCCGGCGCAGCCATTTATGTCGCCGGCCTGGCCAGGACCGCCAGAGAAGGGGTTGATATGGCACTCGATGCCATGGGTTCGGGACTCGCGGCTGGCAAGATGTCGGAGCTGGCTGATTTTTCACAGTGCTTTTAA
- a CDS encoding aminodeoxychorismate/anthranilate synthase component II — translation MLLMIDNYDSFTYNVVQYLAELGADVQVYRNDEITIEQIEALKPERLVISPGPCTPNEAGISMDAIRHFAGKLPILGICLGHQSIGQVFGGDIIRAGKVMHGKVSAVYHKDIGVFRGLNNPLQATRYHSLVIDKDTLPDCLEVTAWTRNDDGSVEEIMGVRHKTLPIEGVQFHPESIMTEQGHELLRNFLRT, via the coding sequence ATGTTGCTGATGATCGATAACTACGATTCCTTCACCTACAACGTAGTGCAGTACCTGGCGGAGCTGGGTGCCGATGTGCAGGTATACCGGAACGACGAAATCACCATCGAGCAGATTGAAGCCCTGAAGCCCGAACGGCTGGTGATTTCCCCGGGCCCCTGCACGCCCAACGAGGCAGGCATCTCTATGGACGCCATTCGCCACTTCGCCGGCAAGCTGCCGATTCTGGGCATTTGTCTGGGCCACCAGTCCATCGGCCAGGTGTTCGGCGGCGATATTATCCGTGCCGGCAAAGTCATGCATGGCAAGGTGTCGGCGGTGTACCACAAGGATATCGGCGTGTTCCGGGGCCTGAACAATCCCTTGCAGGCCACCCGATACCACAGCCTGGTGATTGACAAAGACACTCTGCCCGATTGCCTGGAAGTGACCGCCTGGACCCGCAACGACGACGGCTCCGTTGAAGAAATCATGGGCGTGCGCCACAAGACCCTGCCCATCGAAGGCGTGCAGTTCCACCCCGAGTCGATCATGACCGAACAGGGCCACGAACTGCTGCGCAACTTCCTGAGAACATAA
- the trpE gene encoding anthranilate synthase component I, protein MTPEQFHELAEAGYNRIPVYREVLADLDTPLSTYLKLASGPYSYLFESVQGGEKWGRYSIIGLPSREVLKVFDHRIEVSRNGKVVEQAEVDDPLVFVDDYQKRFHAPDLPELPRFNGGLVGYFGYDTVRYIEKRLRHSCPPDKIGTPDILLMVSDEIVVFDNLRGKLHLIVHADPSIDGAYQTAQARIDELESQLHRQTANAPRTPEHLRGKVVDESDFISGFSQDKFEAAVDKIKGYVLDGDVMQTVISQRMSIPFEAPPLNLYRSLRVLNPSPYMYFLDLEDFHIVGSSPEILARVEDEEVTVRPIAGTRKRGATDAEDKALEKELLADPKEIAEHLMLIDLGRNDAGRVSETGTVKLTDKMIVERYSHVMHIVSNVTGRLKENTSCLDVLRATLPAGTLSGAPKIRAMEIIDELEPVKRGVYGGAVGYLSFNGNMDTAIAIRTAVIKDNTLHIQAGAGVVADSIPRLEWKETMNKGRAIFKAVAMTYNDYDH, encoded by the coding sequence ATGACACCCGAGCAATTCCACGAGCTCGCTGAAGCCGGCTACAACCGTATCCCCGTGTACCGCGAAGTACTGGCGGACCTCGACACGCCCCTCAGCACCTATCTGAAACTGGCCAGTGGGCCTTACTCCTACCTGTTTGAATCGGTACAGGGTGGCGAGAAATGGGGCCGCTATTCCATTATTGGCCTGCCCAGCCGGGAAGTGCTGAAAGTCTTCGACCATCGCATTGAGGTCAGCCGCAACGGCAAGGTGGTTGAACAGGCCGAAGTGGACGACCCCCTGGTTTTCGTGGACGACTACCAGAAGAGATTCCATGCCCCGGACCTGCCGGAACTGCCCCGTTTCAATGGTGGCCTGGTGGGTTACTTCGGTTATGACACCGTGCGCTACATCGAGAAACGCCTGCGCCACAGCTGCCCGCCCGACAAGATCGGCACCCCGGATATCCTGCTGATGGTGTCCGATGAAATCGTGGTGTTCGACAACCTGCGCGGCAAGCTGCACCTGATTGTGCACGCGGACCCGTCAATTGACGGTGCCTACCAGACAGCACAGGCCCGCATCGACGAACTGGAAAGCCAGCTGCACCGCCAGACCGCCAACGCCCCCCGCACACCGGAACATCTGCGCGGCAAGGTGGTGGACGAGAGCGACTTTATTTCCGGCTTCAGCCAGGACAAATTCGAAGCCGCGGTGGACAAAATCAAGGGCTACGTGCTGGACGGCGACGTGATGCAAACCGTCATCTCCCAGCGCATGTCGATCCCGTTCGAGGCACCGCCCCTGAACCTGTATCGTTCGCTGCGGGTGTTGAACCCGTCGCCGTACATGTACTTCCTGGACCTGGAAGACTTCCACATTGTCGGCTCCTCTCCGGAAATCCTGGCCCGGGTGGAAGATGAGGAAGTCACCGTCCGCCCCATCGCCGGCACCCGCAAACGCGGCGCCACCGATGCCGAGGACAAGGCCCTGGAAAAAGAACTGCTGGCCGACCCCAAAGAAATCGCCGAGCACCTGATGCTGATCGACCTGGGGCGCAACGATGCCGGCCGGGTATCGGAAACCGGCACCGTCAAACTGACCGACAAGATGATCGTGGAGCGTTATTCCCACGTCATGCACATTGTCTCTAACGTGACCGGTCGGCTGAAAGAAAACACCAGCTGCCTGGACGTACTGCGAGCCACCCTGCCCGCCGGCACCCTCAGCGGCGCACCGAAGATCCGCGCCATGGAAATCATCGACGAGCTGGAACCGGTGAAGCGTGGCGTCTACGGCGGCGCGGTTGGCTACCTGTCGTTCAACGGCAACATGGACACCGCCATCGCCATCCGCACCGCGGTGATCAAGGACAATACCCTGCACATCCAGGCCGGCGCCGGCGTGGTGGCAGACTCCATTCCCCGCCTCGAATGGAAAGAAACCATGAACAAGGGCCGCGCCATCTTCAAGGCCGTGGCCATGACCTACAACGACTACGACCATTGA
- a CDS encoding phosphoglycolate phosphatase — translation MSLKGLFNARWPGVALFDLDGTLVDSAPDLAAAVDQMLEHLGRSPAGLDKVRTWVGNGAQVLVRRALAGKTDWEPATAKDEALFNDALTIFYHAYGQLNGRHSEVFPGVHDCLDHLRQLGCRMAVVTNKPDQFVQPLLEKTGLDQWFDLSVGGDTLPVKKPDPAPLLHAMEKLGGTRGTTVMVGDSKADVKAALAAGIPCVAVRYGYNFGGPVDSLGADAVVDSLAELL, via the coding sequence ATGAGCCTGAAAGGCCTGTTCAACGCCCGCTGGCCGGGCGTGGCCCTGTTTGATCTGGACGGCACCCTGGTAGACAGCGCACCGGATCTGGCCGCCGCCGTGGATCAGATGCTGGAGCACCTGGGGCGTAGCCCGGCAGGCCTGGACAAGGTGCGCACCTGGGTTGGCAACGGCGCCCAGGTTCTGGTGCGCCGGGCCCTGGCCGGAAAAACCGATTGGGAACCCGCCACCGCTAAAGATGAGGCGCTGTTCAACGACGCCCTGACCATTTTCTATCACGCCTACGGCCAGTTGAATGGCCGGCATTCAGAGGTATTTCCCGGCGTCCATGACTGCCTGGACCACCTGAGGCAACTGGGCTGCCGGATGGCCGTGGTCACTAACAAACCTGACCAGTTTGTTCAGCCGTTGCTGGAAAAAACCGGTCTGGATCAGTGGTTCGACCTCTCGGTCGGTGGCGATACCCTGCCAGTGAAAAAACCGGACCCGGCGCCCTTGCTGCACGCCATGGAAAAACTGGGCGGCACACGGGGCACCACGGTGATGGTCGGGGACTCCAAAGCCGACGTAAAAGCCGCCCTGGCCGCGGGCATCCCATGCGTAGCCGTGCGGTACGGCTACAACTTTGGCGGGCCAGTAGACAGTCTCGGTGCAGATGCTGTTGTTGATTCGCTGGCCGAGCTTTTGTAA
- the rpe gene encoding ribulose-phosphate 3-epimerase yields MNPYLIAPSILSADFARLGEEVDNVLAAGADVVHFDVMDNHYVPNLTIGPMVCEALRKHGVTAPIDVHLMVSPVDDLIRMFIDAGASYITFHPEASNHVDRSLQLIRDGGCKAGLVFNPATPLSHMDYVMDKLDMVLLMSVNPGFGGQKFIPGTLDKLKEARKKIDASNYNIRLEIDGGVKTDNIREIAEAGADTFVAGSAIFNTPDYKATIDAMRAELEQARKVIGG; encoded by the coding sequence ATGAACCCTTACCTGATTGCCCCATCCATTCTCTCCGCTGATTTCGCCCGCCTGGGCGAGGAAGTCGACAACGTACTGGCCGCTGGTGCCGACGTGGTTCACTTCGATGTGATGGACAATCACTATGTCCCCAACCTGACCATCGGCCCCATGGTGTGCGAGGCCCTGCGCAAGCATGGCGTGACCGCACCCATCGATGTGCACCTGATGGTCTCCCCGGTGGATGACCTGATCCGCATGTTCATTGACGCCGGTGCCAGCTACATCACCTTCCACCCGGAAGCCAGCAACCACGTAGACCGCTCCCTGCAACTGATCCGCGACGGCGGCTGCAAGGCCGGGCTGGTGTTTAACCCGGCTACCCCGCTGAGCCACATGGATTACGTGATGGACAAGCTCGATATGGTGCTGCTGATGTCGGTCAACCCGGGCTTCGGTGGCCAGAAGTTCATCCCCGGCACCCTCGACAAGCTCAAGGAAGCCCGCAAGAAGATTGATGCCAGCAACTACAACATTCGCCTGGAAATCGACGGCGGCGTGAAAACCGACAATATCCGGGAAATCGCCGAGGCCGGTGCCGACACCTTCGTGGCCGGCTCCGCCATCTTCAACACCCCGGATTACAAGGCCACCATCGACGCCATGCGCGCCGAACTGGAACAGGCCCGCAAGGTGATCGGCGGATGA
- a CDS encoding DUF3530 family protein codes for MITGRAGIGVLWLLLAGLALTVSAQESEPEPGQGTQQAMESRATAVTGLGEWSLARMFPERAVWLDLDDDSRALALFQPELKTPARGALIVLADEGQAAAEGLAGGLLDTLAERGVAVMTLGLRPPPESVVRRRQQRLVPEPQETAPPEDDQLQSSVMIDVAEEEALEEVMSDYRDSIRELLDAAAGELQRRGYERPAVSGIGWSADYVTAWALGQGALSGVIWLAPHFSGERLPELPAMLSADRPWRVLDLHAMDDAGRHPAVARAAALAREQVSGYRRQPMALSNPPQRADAERVASRIQAWMNR; via the coding sequence TTGATCACAGGTCGAGCAGGTATTGGGGTTCTCTGGTTGCTGTTGGCCGGGCTGGCATTGACGGTATCGGCCCAGGAGAGCGAGCCGGAACCGGGTCAGGGCACACAACAGGCTATGGAAAGCAGGGCGACGGCGGTGACCGGCCTGGGCGAGTGGTCGTTGGCCCGGATGTTTCCTGAGCGGGCGGTGTGGCTGGATCTGGATGACGATAGCCGGGCACTGGCGCTGTTCCAGCCAGAGCTGAAAACACCGGCACGTGGCGCGCTGATTGTGCTGGCAGACGAGGGGCAGGCAGCGGCTGAAGGTCTGGCCGGCGGGCTTCTTGATACCCTGGCGGAGCGTGGCGTGGCAGTGATGACACTGGGGCTTCGGCCGCCTCCGGAAAGTGTGGTTCGGCGCCGGCAACAACGGCTGGTGCCAGAGCCGCAGGAGACAGCTCCGCCTGAGGATGACCAGCTGCAATCCTCGGTGATGATTGACGTGGCTGAGGAAGAAGCCCTGGAGGAGGTGATGTCAGACTACCGCGACTCTATCCGCGAGCTGCTGGATGCCGCCGCTGGTGAGCTGCAGCGGCGCGGATACGAGCGCCCGGCGGTGTCGGGTATTGGCTGGTCGGCCGATTATGTGACGGCCTGGGCACTGGGCCAGGGGGCGTTGTCCGGGGTGATCTGGCTGGCGCCACATTTCTCCGGTGAACGGTTGCCGGAATTGCCCGCTATGTTGTCGGCAGACAGGCCGTGGCGGGTTCTCGACCTGCACGCCATGGATGACGCCGGCCGGCATCCGGCGGTTGCGCGGGCGGCTGCCCTGGCGCGGGAGCAGGTCAGTGGTTATCGGCGCCAACCCATGGCATTGTCAAACCCACCACAACGGGCCGATGCGGAGCGGGTGGCCAGCCGGATTCAGGCATGGATGAATCGCTGA
- a CDS encoding DnaJ domain-containing protein, whose protein sequence is MSKASTPPLPARLESVFSDLLKELSSCGHQASTLMERARLPRWCRKPLFFFLGYIAKADGRVMEADIRYAEALMKALGLSNRQRKKAIDQFQRGKAASQLPLRQGLLFRLLAAIWPGPALKTAICLCHGAQVLGQPGKARRYRCEDAIDHIGLPVAVSDDIFESYASKVWIRNAGPAAKPDTYEQACQILGVTRREDLQSIKRTYRKKVSECHPDKLAQQKLTPSELAMAKDRLLRYQQAWELIKQRHRPL, encoded by the coding sequence ATGAGCAAAGCCAGCACGCCACCGTTACCCGCCAGACTGGAGTCGGTGTTCTCCGACCTGCTCAAGGAGCTGTCCAGTTGCGGGCACCAGGCCAGCACCCTGATGGAGAGAGCGAGGCTGCCGCGCTGGTGCCGCAAACCCCTGTTCTTTTTCCTCGGCTACATTGCCAAGGCCGATGGCCGGGTGATGGAAGCAGACATCCGCTACGCCGAGGCCCTGATGAAAGCCCTTGGCCTCTCCAACCGCCAGCGCAAGAAGGCCATTGACCAGTTCCAGCGGGGCAAGGCCGCCAGCCAGTTACCCCTGAGGCAGGGCCTGCTGTTCCGTTTGCTGGCAGCGATATGGCCCGGACCAGCCCTGAAGACGGCCATCTGCCTGTGCCACGGTGCCCAGGTACTGGGCCAGCCCGGCAAAGCCCGGCGCTACCGCTGCGAAGATGCCATCGATCACATCGGCCTGCCCGTGGCGGTCAGCGACGACATCTTTGAAAGCTACGCCAGCAAAGTCTGGATCCGTAACGCCGGCCCTGCAGCCAAACCGGATACCTATGAACAGGCCTGCCAGATCCTCGGTGTGACCCGACGGGAAGACCTGCAATCCATCAAACGGACCTACAGAAAGAAGGTGTCCGAATGTCATCCAGACAAACTCGCCCAGCAGAAACTGACACCATCAGAACTGGCCATGGCCAAGGATCGACTGCTTCGCTACCAGCAGGCCTGGGAACTGATCAAACAACGCCACCGCCCACTGTAA
- the murU gene encoding N-acetylmuramate alpha-1-phosphate uridylyltransferase MurU, with the protein MKAMILAAGKGERMRPLTLTTPKPLLVAGGKPLIVHHLEHLRDAGFRDVVINHAWLGEQIEQQLGNGKQFGLSIRYSAEGEPLETAGGIVRALPLLTDRGDDWFLVINGDIWSDVSLSDLRPPEQDNCLAVLVMTDNPEHHPEGDFHLEADGALTTSGGSKLTFTGISLLHRKLFNGLDDTSGKLGPVLRKAMASHQVRGLYHGGRWVDVGTPARLDELDRQLADGRRQV; encoded by the coding sequence GTGAAAGCCATGATCCTGGCCGCCGGCAAGGGCGAACGCATGCGCCCGCTGACCCTGACCACCCCGAAACCACTCCTGGTCGCCGGCGGCAAGCCGCTGATCGTTCATCACCTGGAACACCTGCGTGACGCGGGCTTCCGCGACGTCGTCATCAACCACGCCTGGCTGGGTGAGCAGATAGAGCAGCAATTGGGCAATGGCAAGCAGTTTGGCCTGAGCATTCGCTACTCCGCCGAGGGCGAGCCACTGGAAACCGCCGGCGGCATCGTCCGGGCGCTGCCATTGCTGACCGACCGGGGAGACGACTGGTTTCTGGTGATCAATGGCGACATCTGGAGCGATGTCTCGTTATCGGACCTGCGGCCTCCGGAACAGGATAACTGCCTTGCCGTTCTGGTGATGACGGATAACCCCGAGCACCACCCGGAGGGGGATTTTCACCTCGAAGCCGATGGCGCCCTGACCACAAGCGGCGGCAGCAAACTCACCTTCACCGGTATCAGCCTGCTGCACCGAAAGCTGTTCAATGGCCTGGATGACACGTCCGGCAAGCTGGGCCCGGTGCTTCGCAAGGCCATGGCAAGCCATCAGGTTCGAGGCCTCTATCATGGTGGCCGCTGGGTGGATGTTGGGACCCCGGCCAGACTGGACGAGCTGGACAGGCAACTCGCCGACGGCAGGCGTCAGGTATGA
- a CDS encoding aminoglycoside phosphotransferase family protein: protein MDIRLQRLTEWVRHIPGFETASPEPVSGDASFRRYFRVWQSTTGKAPVPFIVMDAPPEHEDCQPFVAIARHWRQQDIMVPAIADEDLAQGFLLLEDFGDQLMLPALAQTNAETLYRQALDELVRIGQVSSPGNYPLPPYDEALLDREMALFPDWLLEQHLQLTLSNQERALLDTTFALLKESALAQPEVTVHRDYHSRNLLVLAGSARPGVIDFQDAVRGPVTYDVVSLLKDCYVRWPEHQIADWLEYFRTAGLAAGLHRADPDTFRQWFELMGMQRHLKAAGIFARLAIRDGKTGYLDDIPRTVSYLRDASARQPALRHFHEWLCDRVLPAIEQRIGPVPGQESSQQ, encoded by the coding sequence ATGGATATCCGCCTGCAACGGCTGACCGAATGGGTCAGGCACATACCCGGTTTTGAAACCGCCAGCCCCGAGCCGGTTTCCGGTGACGCCAGCTTCCGCCGGTACTTCCGGGTTTGGCAAAGCACCACTGGCAAAGCCCCGGTGCCGTTTATCGTTATGGATGCCCCGCCCGAGCACGAAGACTGCCAGCCCTTTGTGGCTATTGCCCGGCACTGGCGCCAGCAAGACATTATGGTCCCGGCCATTGCCGATGAAGACCTGGCCCAGGGTTTCCTGCTGTTGGAAGACTTTGGCGACCAGCTGATGCTGCCAGCCCTGGCCCAGACCAACGCCGAGACACTGTACCGGCAGGCACTGGATGAGTTGGTCAGGATCGGCCAGGTGTCCTCGCCGGGCAATTACCCGCTGCCACCTTACGATGAAGCCCTGCTGGACAGGGAGATGGCGCTGTTCCCCGACTGGCTGCTGGAGCAACACCTGCAACTGACACTCAGCAATCAGGAACGGGCGCTGCTGGACACCACCTTTGCGCTTCTGAAGGAGAGCGCCCTGGCACAACCGGAGGTCACGGTGCACCGGGACTACCATTCCCGGAACCTGCTGGTACTTGCCGGCAGCGCGCGCCCGGGGGTGATTGATTTCCAGGATGCAGTGCGCGGACCGGTCACCTACGATGTCGTTTCCCTGCTGAAAGACTGCTACGTGCGCTGGCCCGAACACCAGATCGCCGACTGGCTCGAATATTTCCGCACCGCCGGCCTCGCGGCCGGCCTGCATCGCGCCGACCCGGATACCTTCCGGCAATGGTTTGAGCTGATGGGCATGCAACGGCACCTGAAGGCCGCCGGTATCTTTGCCCGCCTGGCAATCCGGGATGGTAAAACCGGGTACCTGGATGATATCCCCCGCACCGTTTCTTACCTGCGAGACGCCAGCGCCCGGCAACCGGCGCTCCGACACTTCCATGAATGGCTGTGCGACCGCGTACTGCCCGCCATTGAACAGCGTATTGGCCCCGTTCCCGGGCAGGAGAGCAGCCAGCAGTGA